The following coding sequences lie in one Crassostrea angulata isolate pt1a10 chromosome 10, ASM2561291v2, whole genome shotgun sequence genomic window:
- the LOC128168347 gene encoding interleukin-1 receptor accessory protein-like 1-B isoform X2, translating into MVWSYTVLLLVLLVRSIYCCLINPCNYQYCKNEANCSLNENCMPDCECPYGFSGSRCDIEITVSDFNCSHCQENEVCFSSNGSWTCQTTTSSPTTTTGTESTTNLNRNTSQDACSLSYVSRTTSERRCLGSYCVYGKCNKTLEDINGIQTPIEICDCDPGAAGTKCEFQCCRDCGHGFCQYSISDQEEFCNCQLGYTGESCQELRPVEAPLSDPDWVWWLVGGCTLALLVLLFLLVVVPYCLWKKRVLVVMKVAYFFQPYEDNDDKVWDAFVSYKSDGADEDFVLHKLQPVLEEQLGFRLCLHYRDFVIGAAIFENIIEAINNSRRTILVLSPRFLSSEWTRYEYQVALQEMLKKKHRIIPVILEDISEMEDVDETLKQILSSITYIKWPESEKKQKHFWKTLQFSLPKKRAECGGSSANTELSSTETTPSEDFKSISHPPSDKLTNTQLTKTTSDLRDVKINFPNESRLFKNIAFVSNLKIEDSGNLKALKDEVYHF; encoded by the exons ATGGTCTGGTCGTACACTGTGTTACTTCTTGTCCTACTAGTTCGGTCTATCTACTGCTGTTTAATCAATCCCTGTAATTACCAGTACTGTAAAAATGAAGCCAACTGTTCTTTAAACGAGAACTGCATGCCTGATTGTGAGTGTCCCTATGGATTTTCTGGGTCTAGATGTGACATAGAAATAACCGTATCCGATTTTAACTGTTCGCATTGCCAGGAGAACGAAGTGTGCTTTTCATCAAATGGGAGCTGGACCTGTCAGACAACAACATCatcaccaacaacaacaactggAACAGAGTCGACAACAAATCTAAACAGAAACACCTCACAGGACGCATGCTCGCTAAGTTATGTGAGTCGCACCACGTCTGAGAGACGATGCTTAGGTTCCTACTGCGTGTACGGCAAATGTAACAAAACTCTTGAGGACATTAACGGGATACAGACTCCGATCGAAATATGCGACTGTGACCCCGGGGCCGCAGGAACCAAGTGTGAGTTTCAGTGTTGTCGGGACTGTGGACATGGATTCTGCCAGTACAGTATCAGTGATCAGGAAGAATTCTGTAACTGTCAACTAGGTTACACGGGAGAAAGCTGCCAAGAGCTCCGACCAGTAGAAG CCCCCCTCTCTGACCCGGACTGGGTGTGGTGGCTGGTGGGAGGCTGCACGCTCGCTTTGCTGGTTCTCCTCTTTTTACTGGTGGTTGTACCTTACTGTCTCTGGAAGAAGCGAGTCCTGGTGGTGATGAAGGTTGCTTACTTTTTCCAGCCCTACGAAGACAACG ACGACAAGGTTTGGGACGCCTTTGTGTCCTATAAGTCGGACGGGGCGGACGAGGACTTTGTCCTCCACAAACTTCAGCCTGTCCTGGAGGAACAGCTGGGCTTCCGTCTGTGTCTCCATTACCGGGACTTTGTCATCGGAGCGG CGATATTTGAGAACATCATTGAGGCCATCAACAACAGTCGGAGGACCATCCTGGTTCTGTCGCCACGTTTTCTGAGCAGCGAATGGACGCGATACGAATACCAGGTGGCGCTGCAGGAAATGCTAAAAAAGAAACACCGAATCATTCCCGTCATACTGGAAGACATATCGGAAATGGAGGATGTGGACGAGACATTGAAGCAAATTCTGTCTTCCATTACGTATATTAAATGGCCAGAGAGTGAAAAGAAACAGAAACACTTCTGGAAGACTCTTCAGTTCTCACTTCCTAAGAAGAGAGCGGAATGTGGCGGGAGTTCTGCTAATACCGAGCTCAGTTCTACGGAAACCACGCCCTCAGAGGACTTCAAGTCAATCAGTCATCCACCCAGCGATAAACTAACAAACACACAGCTAACGAAAACCACGTCTGACCTTAGAGACGTGAAAATTAACTTTCCCAATGAGTCGCGTCTGTTTAAAAACATAGCTTTTGTtagtaatttaaaaattgaagatTCTGGCAACTTAAAGGCGTTGAAAGACGAAGTTTACCATTTCTAA
- the LOC128167204 gene encoding neurogenic locus notch homolog protein 1-like, whose amino-acid sequence MRLYLDVLALLGVLTSSALSMSPFTRSLIQRVSRRHRRAMDQSFPPCKAFGCVHGDCTVKDNIFNCECHRGYKGQLCNEIDIVKDTQQGKTDECFANFICNNGGKCLVSKGHFGVTSVKCLCPPQWTGAFCDIPCTMDCMNGGTCHKDRMTGKEMCICKWAFTGTYCQTENIRPKLDVI is encoded by the coding sequence ATGCGACTCTATCTGGACGTGTTAGCTCTCCTCGGTGTGTTGACATCCTCAGCTTTGTCCATGTCCCCCTTCACGCGTTCTCTGATTCAGCGCGTGTCGAGGAGACATAGGCGAGCAATGGACCAATCGTTTCCCCCTTGCAAGGCATTTGGCTGTGTTCATGGGGACTGCACGGTGAAAGACAACATCTTTAATTGTGAGTGCCACAGGGGATATAAAGGACAACTGTGTAACGAAATAGACATCGTCAAAGATACCCAACAGGGAAAAACCGACGAATGTTTCGCCAATTTCATTTGTAACAATGGTGGCAAGTGCTTGGTCAGTAAAGGACATTTTGGCGTAACGTCTGTGAAATGTCTGTGCCCGCCGCAATGGACGGGTGCTTTCTGTGATATCCCGTGTACCATGGACTGCATGAACGGCGGGACGTGCCACAAGGACAGAATGACCGGGAAAGAAATGTGTATCTGTAAATGGGCCTTCACAGGAACGTATTGTCAGACGGAAAATATAAGACCTAAACTAGATGTGATCTAA
- the LOC128168347 gene encoding toll-like receptor 4 isoform X1, which yields MVWSYTVLLLVLLVRSIYCCLINPCNYQYCKNEANCSLNENCMPDCECPYGFSGSRCDIEITVSDFNCSHCQENEVCFSSNGSWTCQTTTSSPTTTTGTESTTNLNRNTSQDACSLSYVSRTTSERRCLGSYCVYGKCNKTLEDINGIQTPIEICDCDPGAAGTKCEFQCCRDCGHGFCQYSISDQEEFCNCQLGYTGESCQELRPVEEAPLSDPDWVWWLVGGCTLALLVLLFLLVVVPYCLWKKRVLVVMKVAYFFQPYEDNDDKVWDAFVSYKSDGADEDFVLHKLQPVLEEQLGFRLCLHYRDFVIGAAIFENIIEAINNSRRTILVLSPRFLSSEWTRYEYQVALQEMLKKKHRIIPVILEDISEMEDVDETLKQILSSITYIKWPESEKKQKHFWKTLQFSLPKKRAECGGSSANTELSSTETTPSEDFKSISHPPSDKLTNTQLTKTTSDLRDVKINFPNESRLFKNIAFVSNLKIEDSGNLKALKDEVYHF from the exons ATGGTCTGGTCGTACACTGTGTTACTTCTTGTCCTACTAGTTCGGTCTATCTACTGCTGTTTAATCAATCCCTGTAATTACCAGTACTGTAAAAATGAAGCCAACTGTTCTTTAAACGAGAACTGCATGCCTGATTGTGAGTGTCCCTATGGATTTTCTGGGTCTAGATGTGACATAGAAATAACCGTATCCGATTTTAACTGTTCGCATTGCCAGGAGAACGAAGTGTGCTTTTCATCAAATGGGAGCTGGACCTGTCAGACAACAACATCatcaccaacaacaacaactggAACAGAGTCGACAACAAATCTAAACAGAAACACCTCACAGGACGCATGCTCGCTAAGTTATGTGAGTCGCACCACGTCTGAGAGACGATGCTTAGGTTCCTACTGCGTGTACGGCAAATGTAACAAAACTCTTGAGGACATTAACGGGATACAGACTCCGATCGAAATATGCGACTGTGACCCCGGGGCCGCAGGAACCAAGTGTGAGTTTCAGTGTTGTCGGGACTGTGGACATGGATTCTGCCAGTACAGTATCAGTGATCAGGAAGAATTCTGTAACTGTCAACTAGGTTACACGGGAGAAAGCTGCCAAGAGCTCCGACCAGTAGAAG AAGCCCCCCTCTCTGACCCGGACTGGGTGTGGTGGCTGGTGGGAGGCTGCACGCTCGCTTTGCTGGTTCTCCTCTTTTTACTGGTGGTTGTACCTTACTGTCTCTGGAAGAAGCGAGTCCTGGTGGTGATGAAGGTTGCTTACTTTTTCCAGCCCTACGAAGACAACG ACGACAAGGTTTGGGACGCCTTTGTGTCCTATAAGTCGGACGGGGCGGACGAGGACTTTGTCCTCCACAAACTTCAGCCTGTCCTGGAGGAACAGCTGGGCTTCCGTCTGTGTCTCCATTACCGGGACTTTGTCATCGGAGCGG CGATATTTGAGAACATCATTGAGGCCATCAACAACAGTCGGAGGACCATCCTGGTTCTGTCGCCACGTTTTCTGAGCAGCGAATGGACGCGATACGAATACCAGGTGGCGCTGCAGGAAATGCTAAAAAAGAAACACCGAATCATTCCCGTCATACTGGAAGACATATCGGAAATGGAGGATGTGGACGAGACATTGAAGCAAATTCTGTCTTCCATTACGTATATTAAATGGCCAGAGAGTGAAAAGAAACAGAAACACTTCTGGAAGACTCTTCAGTTCTCACTTCCTAAGAAGAGAGCGGAATGTGGCGGGAGTTCTGCTAATACCGAGCTCAGTTCTACGGAAACCACGCCCTCAGAGGACTTCAAGTCAATCAGTCATCCACCCAGCGATAAACTAACAAACACACAGCTAACGAAAACCACGTCTGACCTTAGAGACGTGAAAATTAACTTTCCCAATGAGTCGCGTCTGTTTAAAAACATAGCTTTTGTtagtaatttaaaaattgaagatTCTGGCAACTTAAAGGCGTTGAAAGACGAAGTTTACCATTTCTAA